A genomic stretch from Croceibacterium aestuarii includes:
- the rpoB gene encoding DNA-directed RNA polymerase subunit beta, whose protein sequence is MATKTKAPSKAGSKSKRIRKIFGNIHEVVQMPNLIEVQRESYEQFLRSDRSTGYVSGLEKTLRSVFPIRDFAGTAELDFVHYELEDPKYDTTECRQRGITYAAPMKVTLRLIVFEVDQETETRSVLDIKEQDVYMGDMPLMTENGTFIINGTERVIVSQMHRSPGVLFDHDRGKTHSSGKFLFAARVIPYRGSWLDFEFDAKDIVNVRIDRKRKLPVTSLLYALGLDSEQILEHFYNTITWKRTTGKKGEGWEIPFVAEQWRGAKPGFALVDAKTGEEVFPAGQKVSPRAANKAEKDGLKTLLIPTEEIFGRYAANDLVDDKTGRIYIEAGDEVSPENLEKLDQAGIDQLDLLDIDHVNTGPWIRNTLQVDKAENRDEGLEAIYKVMRPGEPPTKETAEALFEGLFFDGERYDLSAVGRVKLNMRLGLDAEDTVTTLRKEDILAVVKELVDLKDGKGEVDDIDNLGNRRVRSVGELLENQYRVGLLRMERAVKERMSSVDVSTVMPNDLINAKPAVAAVREFFGSSQLSQFMDQTNPLSEVTHKRRVSALGPGGLTRERAGFEVRDVHPTHYGRICPIETPEGPNIGLINSLSTFARVNKYGFIETPYRTVVDGKVKGDVTYLSAMEEQKHTVAQASAELTKDGAFEEELVSARQNGEFVMSPRENVTLMDVSPKQLVSVAASLIPFLENDDANRALMGSNMQRQAVPLVKAEAPFVGTGMEETVARDSGAAIGAMRSGVVDQVDATRIVIRASGEVDTTNPGVDIYTLQKFQRSNQNTCINQRPLVKVGDTVEAGDIIADGPSTDLGELALGRNSLVAFMPWNGYNYEDSILISERIVKDDVFTSIHIEEFEVMARDTKLGPEDITRDIPNVGEEALRNLDEAGIVYIGAEVHPGDILVGKITPKGESPMTPEEKLLRAIFGEKASDVRDTSLRLPPGVAGTIVEVRVFNRHGIEIDDRTRAIQNEEIERLKKDSEDERNILNRATYNRLAEMLDGQTASAAPKGIKKGTVIDQALLETVDKYEWFKFAVADDKMQAQLEAVKGQYDEAVRSIEEKFEDRKEKLERGDELAPGVLKMVKVFVAVKRKLQPGDKMAGRHGNKGVISRILPAEDMPFMEDGTPVDIVLNPLGVPSRMNVGQIFETHLGLAARGLGQQVTAELEKWREANPDPVAAKPPSALVDKLVDIYGDNYADEIKGRSTDEVVELAENLKNGVPMGTPVFDGAKEADVTAMLEKAGFDSSGQVTLYDGRTGDAFDRKVTVGYIYMLKLHHLVDDKIHARSIGPYSLVTQQPLGGKAQFGGQRFGEMEVWALQAYGAAYTLQEMLTVKSDDVVGRTKVYEAIVKGDDTFEAGIPESFNVLVKEMRSLGLNVELSSLGEDEDDDGLQIAAE, encoded by the coding sequence ATGGCGACCAAGACCAAGGCCCCGAGCAAGGCCGGCAGCAAGAGCAAGCGCATCCGCAAGATCTTCGGCAACATCCACGAAGTGGTGCAGATGCCGAACCTGATCGAGGTGCAGCGCGAAAGCTACGAGCAATTCCTGCGCTCCGACCGCAGCACCGGCTATGTCTCGGGACTTGAAAAGACGCTGCGCTCGGTGTTCCCGATCCGCGACTTCGCCGGCACCGCCGAGCTCGACTTCGTCCACTACGAGCTCGAGGATCCCAAGTACGACACCACCGAATGCCGGCAGCGCGGCATCACGTATGCGGCGCCGATGAAGGTCACGCTGCGGCTGATCGTGTTCGAGGTCGACCAGGAGACCGAGACCCGCTCCGTCCTCGATATCAAGGAGCAGGACGTGTACATGGGCGACATGCCGCTCATGACCGAGAACGGCACCTTCATCATCAACGGCACCGAACGCGTGATCGTGTCGCAGATGCACCGCTCGCCGGGCGTGCTGTTCGACCACGACCGCGGCAAGACCCACTCTTCGGGCAAGTTCCTCTTCGCCGCGCGGGTAATCCCCTATCGCGGCTCGTGGCTCGATTTCGAGTTCGACGCCAAGGACATCGTCAACGTCCGCATCGACCGCAAGCGCAAGCTGCCGGTCACTTCGCTGCTCTACGCCCTCGGCCTCGACAGCGAGCAGATACTCGAGCACTTCTACAACACGATCACCTGGAAGCGGACCACCGGCAAGAAGGGTGAAGGCTGGGAAATCCCGTTCGTCGCCGAGCAGTGGCGCGGCGCCAAGCCGGGGTTCGCCCTGGTCGACGCCAAGACCGGCGAGGAAGTGTTCCCGGCCGGCCAGAAGGTCAGCCCGCGCGCGGCCAACAAGGCCGAGAAGGACGGGCTCAAGACCCTGCTCATCCCGACCGAGGAAATCTTCGGCCGCTATGCCGCCAACGATCTGGTCGACGACAAGACCGGCCGCATTTACATCGAGGCGGGCGACGAAGTCTCGCCGGAGAACCTCGAGAAGCTCGACCAGGCCGGCATCGACCAGCTCGATCTGCTCGACATCGATCACGTCAACACCGGTCCGTGGATCCGCAACACCCTGCAGGTCGACAAGGCCGAGAACCGCGACGAAGGTCTCGAAGCGATCTACAAGGTCATGCGCCCGGGCGAACCGCCGACCAAGGAAACCGCCGAAGCGCTGTTCGAAGGCCTGTTCTTCGACGGTGAGCGTTACGACCTTTCGGCCGTTGGACGCGTCAAGCTCAACATGCGCCTCGGCCTCGACGCCGAGGACACGGTGACCACGCTGCGCAAGGAAGACATCCTCGCGGTGGTCAAGGAACTGGTCGACCTCAAGGACGGCAAGGGCGAGGTCGACGACATCGACAACCTCGGCAACCGCCGCGTGCGTTCGGTGGGCGAGCTGCTGGAGAACCAGTACCGCGTCGGCCTGCTGCGCATGGAGCGCGCGGTAAAGGAGCGCATGAGCTCGGTCGACGTCTCGACCGTGATGCCGAACGACCTGATCAACGCCAAGCCCGCGGTCGCCGCGGTGCGCGAATTCTTCGGCTCGTCGCAGCTTTCGCAGTTCATGGACCAGACCAACCCGCTGTCGGAAGTGACTCACAAGCGCCGCGTCTCGGCGCTCGGGCCGGGCGGTCTTACCCGCGAGCGTGCGGGCTTCGAAGTCCGCGACGTTCACCCGACGCATTATGGCCGTATCTGCCCGATCGAGACGCCCGAAGGGCCGAACATCGGTCTGATCAACTCGCTCAGCACCTTCGCGCGGGTCAACAAGTACGGCTTTATCGAAACCCCTTACCGCACCGTCGTCGACGGCAAGGTGAAGGGCGATGTGACCTACCTCTCGGCGATGGAAGAGCAGAAGCACACAGTCGCCCAGGCATCGGCCGAACTGACCAAGGACGGAGCCTTCGAGGAAGAGCTCGTCTCGGCGCGCCAGAACGGCGAGTTCGTGATGAGCCCGCGCGAAAACGTCACGCTGATGGACGTCAGCCCCAAGCAGCTCGTCTCGGTCGCCGCCTCGCTGATTCCGTTCCTCGAGAACGACGACGCCAACCGCGCGCTGATGGGCTCGAACATGCAGCGCCAGGCGGTGCCGCTGGTCAAGGCCGAGGCGCCGTTCGTCGGTACCGGCATGGAAGAGACCGTGGCGCGCGATTCGGGTGCCGCGATCGGAGCCATGCGCTCGGGCGTGGTCGACCAAGTCGACGCCACCCGCATCGTCATCCGTGCCTCGGGCGAGGTCGACACGACCAATCCCGGCGTGGACATCTACACGCTGCAGAAGTTCCAGCGCTCGAACCAGAACACCTGCATCAATCAGCGTCCGCTGGTGAAGGTTGGTGACACGGTCGAGGCGGGCGACATCATCGCCGACGGTCCCTCGACCGATCTCGGCGAGCTCGCGCTGGGTCGCAACAGCCTCGTCGCGTTCATGCCGTGGAACGGCTACAACTACGAGGATTCGATTCTCATCTCCGAGCGCATCGTCAAGGACGACGTCTTCACCTCGATCCACATCGAGGAATTCGAAGTCATGGCGCGCGACACCAAGCTCGGGCCCGAAGACATCACCCGCGACATCCCCAACGTCGGCGAGGAAGCCCTGCGCAACCTCGACGAGGCGGGCATCGTCTACATCGGCGCCGAAGTGCACCCCGGCGACATCCTCGTCGGAAAGATCACGCCGAAGGGCGAAAGCCCGATGACGCCGGAGGAAAAGCTCCTCCGCGCGATCTTCGGCGAAAAGGCCAGCGACGTTCGCGACACCTCGCTTCGCCTGCCGCCCGGCGTGGCCGGGACGATCGTCGAGGTCCGGGTGTTCAACCGTCACGGCATCGAGATCGACGACCGTACCCGCGCGATCCAGAACGAGGAAATCGAACGCCTCAAGAAGGACAGCGAGGACGAGCGCAACATCCTCAACCGCGCGACCTACAACCGCCTTGCCGAGATGCTCGACGGACAAACTGCCTCAGCGGCACCCAAGGGCATCAAGAAGGGCACTGTCATCGATCAGGCGCTGCTTGAGACCGTCGACAAGTACGAATGGTTCAAGTTCGCCGTCGCCGACGACAAGATGCAGGCTCAGCTCGAAGCAGTGAAAGGCCAGTACGACGAAGCCGTTCGGTCGATCGAAGAGAAGTTCGAGGACCGCAAGGAAAAGCTCGAACGCGGCGACGAACTGGCCCCGGGCGTGCTCAAGATGGTCAAGGTCTTCGTGGCGGTGAAGCGCAAGCTGCAGCCGGGCGACAAGATGGCCGGCCGGCACGGCAACAAGGGCGTCATCAGCCGCATCCTGCCGGCCGAGGACATGCCGTTCATGGAGGACGGCACCCCGGTCGATATCGTGCTCAACCCGCTGGGCGTGCCCAGCCGCATGAACGTCGGGCAGATCTTCGAGACCCACCTCGGCCTCGCCGCGCGCGGACTCGGCCAACAGGTCACCGCGGAGCTTGAGAAGTGGCGCGAAGCCAACCCCGACCCGGTGGCGGCGAAGCCCCCGAGCGCGCTGGTCGACAAGCTCGTCGATATCTACGGCGACAACTACGCCGACGAGATCAAGGGTCGCTCGACCGATGAAGTCGTCGAACTGGCGGAGAACCTGAAGAACGGCGTCCCGATGGGCACTCCGGTCTTCGACGGTGCCAAGGAAGCCGACGTCACCGCGATGCTCGAGAAAGCCGGGTTCGACAGCTCGGGCCAGGTCACGCTGTATGACGGCCGGACCGGCGATGCCTTCGACCGCAAGGTGACGGTGGGCTATATCTACATGCTCAAGCTGCACCACCTGGTCGACGACAAGATCCACGCGCGTTCGATCGGACCTTACTCGCTGGTCACCCAGCAGCCGCTGGGAGGCAAGGCGCAGTTCGGCGGGCAACGTTTCGGCGAAATGGAGGTCTGGGCGCTCCAGGCCTATGGTGCCGCCTACACGCTGCAGGAAATGCTCACCGTGAAGTCCGACGACGTAGTCGGCCGGACCAAGGTCTACGAGGCGATCGTTAAGGGCGACGACACCTTCGAGGCCGGCATCCCGGAGAGCTTCAACGTGCTCGTGAAGGAAATGCGCAGCCTAGGTCTCAACGTCGAACTGTCATCGCTGGGCGAGGACGAGGACGACGACGGCCTGCAGATCGCGGCGGAGTAA